A genomic window from Silene latifolia isolate original U9 population chromosome 11, ASM4854445v1, whole genome shotgun sequence includes:
- the LOC141610875 gene encoding uncharacterized protein LOC141610875, translating into MQCDSNSREKYDEEMDSKANIENDTSLQEALLTPSLYAVEQAVTKTLLRMNSTNDAVEEETSGKNITHAIPKAPTSSTTESMGTTKFEGLEIRSDLIPTLQKIWQKHGNIIKDSIVRSGDIVARALESLAIMVRILEDNPAQSLSDSQADYLTSTLSDLRNICFKVYWLVSFVEKALKVHRSKPLVESLNNLSQLSSQVKERRAILLDEVAKLNEEENKLKEEMGKISKMIPFSGQVKFDEPIGAGFT; encoded by the exons ATGCAATGTGATTCAAACAGTCGGGAAAAGTATGATGAAGAGATGGATTCTAAAGCAAATATTGAGAATGATACATCATTGCAAGAGGCCCTTCTGACACCTTCTCTCTATGCTGTTGAACAAGCAGTTACAAAAACTCTTCTTAGAATGAATAGCACAAATGATGCAGTTGAGGAAG AGACTTCTGGAAAAAACATCACTCATGCGATACCTAAGGCTCCTACGTCCTCTACGACTGAG AGCATGGGAACTACCAAATTTGAAGGACTCGAGATAAggtctgatttaatcccaacctTGCAAAAGATTTGGCAGAAGCATGGGAACATAATAAAAGACAGCATTGTGCGTAGTGGTGACATAGTTGCTAGGGCATTGGAGTCGCTGGCCATTATGGTACGAATACTCGAGGACAACCCAGCCCAGTCCTTGAGTGACAGCCAAGCTGATTATTTAACCTCCACACTTTCTGATCTAAGAAACATATGTTTCAAAGTTTACTGGTTGGTGTCGTTTGTTGAAAAAGCTTTAAAAGTACATAGAAGCAAACCTTTGGTGGAATCTTTGAACAATCTCAGTCAGTTAAGTTCCCAAGTCAAGGAGCGCAGAGCAATCCTCCTTGATGAAGTAGCTAAACTCAACGAGGAAGAAAACAAACTCAAGGAAGAGATGGGGAAGATTTCCAAGATGATTCCTTTTTCTGGGCAAGTAAAGTTTGATGAACCCATAGGAGCTGGGTTCACATGA